From a region of the Streptomyces asoensis genome:
- a CDS encoding cupin domain-containing protein: MTGLILPPGQGRKLISKAQEVTFKATKDHGSSISIFEVVVPPGFDVGAHVHSDAQEFFYVLEGELQLLAFEPTLRTAQDWHEWESPDGDKAVRATEGAFMFVPPGTPHAFRNASEKPARMLFQCYPSPVHELYFEEIAEIWAAGGIDPVAIDEMRKRYDVSQITPQRYEPPALLDPHSSESRGA; encoded by the coding sequence ATGACTGGCCTCATCCTCCCGCCCGGGCAGGGGCGAAAGCTGATCAGCAAAGCGCAGGAAGTGACCTTCAAGGCCACCAAGGACCACGGCTCCTCCATATCGATATTCGAGGTGGTCGTACCCCCCGGATTCGATGTCGGAGCGCACGTCCACAGCGATGCGCAGGAGTTCTTCTACGTACTGGAAGGGGAGCTCCAGCTCCTGGCTTTCGAGCCGACCCTGCGCACCGCACAGGACTGGCACGAATGGGAGTCACCCGACGGGGACAAGGCCGTCCGTGCCACCGAGGGTGCCTTCATGTTCGTGCCGCCCGGAACTCCGCACGCCTTCAGGAACGCCTCCGAAAAACCGGCGCGGATGCTCTTCCAGTGCTACCCGTCACCCGTTCACGAGCTGTACTTCGAGGAGATCGCGGAGATCTGGGCGGCCGGCGGGATCGATCCCGTCGCCATCGACGAGATGCGCAAGCGCTACGACGTCAGCCAGATCACGCCCCAGCGCTACGAACCGCCCGCCCTTCTCGATCCCCACTCCTCCGAATCGCGCGGAGCGTAA
- a CDS encoding type III polyketide synthase, with protein sequence MARLCKPAVSAPEHVITIDETLEFAAKAHAGKPQLPLALRLIRNTGVLKRHIVQPIEQTLGHPGLTERNRIYEAESRKLTPPVIEEALKNADLAARDIDAIIYVSCTGFSMPSLTAWLINTLGFRFDTRQIPIAQLGCAAGGAAVNRAHDFCLAHPGSNVLIVSCELCSLCYQPEADDIGSLLSDGLFGDAVAAAVVRGNGGVGIELERNASYLIPHTEDWISYAVKDTGFHFQLDRRVPGTMEPLAPVLREFAKDHSWDAGSLDFYIVHAGGPRILDDLAKFLEVDRTVFRHSWSTLTEYGNIASAVVFDAARRLFEEDTPLQDATGLIAGFGPGITAEMALGRWSTDGPRELD encoded by the coding sequence ATGGCCAGGCTATGCAAGCCCGCGGTGAGCGCGCCGGAACACGTCATCACGATCGACGAGACTCTCGAGTTCGCCGCGAAAGCCCACGCCGGAAAGCCGCAGCTTCCCCTGGCGCTCCGGCTCATCCGCAACACCGGAGTGCTGAAGCGGCACATCGTCCAGCCCATCGAGCAGACCCTGGGCCACCCGGGCCTGACCGAACGCAACCGCATCTACGAGGCCGAGTCGAGGAAGCTGACGCCGCCGGTCATCGAAGAGGCCCTCAAGAACGCCGATCTCGCCGCCCGTGACATCGACGCGATCATCTACGTGTCGTGCACCGGCTTCAGCATGCCGTCGCTGACCGCCTGGCTGATCAACACGCTCGGCTTCCGCTTCGACACCCGCCAGATACCCATCGCCCAGCTCGGCTGCGCGGCGGGCGGCGCGGCCGTCAACCGCGCCCACGACTTCTGCCTGGCCCACCCCGGCAGCAACGTCCTGATCGTCTCCTGCGAGCTGTGCTCGCTGTGCTACCAGCCCGAGGCCGACGACATCGGCTCCCTGCTCTCCGACGGACTGTTCGGCGACGCCGTCGCCGCCGCCGTCGTACGCGGCAACGGCGGGGTCGGCATCGAGCTGGAGCGCAACGCCTCCTACCTCATCCCGCACACCGAGGACTGGATCTCCTACGCGGTCAAGGACACCGGCTTCCACTTCCAGCTGGACCGCCGCGTGCCCGGCACGATGGAGCCGCTCGCGCCGGTGCTGCGCGAGTTCGCCAAGGACCACAGCTGGGACGCCGGGAGCCTCGACTTCTACATCGTCCACGCCGGCGGCCCGCGCATCCTGGACGACCTCGCCAAGTTCCTCGAGGTCGACCGCACGGTGTTCCGCCACAGCTGGTCCACGCTGACCGAGTACGGCAACATCGCCAGCGCCGTCGTCTTCGACGCCGCCCGCCGGCTGTTCGAGGAGGACACCCCCCTCCAGGACGCCACCGGCCTGATCGCCGGCTTCGGCCCCGGCATCACCGCCGAGATGGCGCTCGGCCGCTGGAGCACCGACGGCCCCCGGGAACTGGACTGA
- a CDS encoding AfsR/SARP family transcriptional regulator — protein sequence MGDERVDTDTAMSPRTAQAWRIAELEREVRELRRTNRALRRWVTGTLSHDDAAETDGHDLAAAGLPDGIGDGIGDGVPDRGTDGAEHPKHPKHPEPAEPPGRDHPAPPPAPAHDTRPARRRPPQTPAPRPAVAFRALGPIEALVGGRPVDLGAPKQRALLALLVSTAGRPVPCDVIVEELWTGHPPPAAVSSLHAYVANLRRVLEPGRAPRTQPTVLRTHARGYLLDGRAVEVDVHRFSAHAVAGWQALDRGDAPGAVREFEGALALWRGPAYAEVADTALVRPDAARLEELRLSVAEGRCAALLAAGAHEIAVAELEAFVPDHPLREYGCELLSLALYRAGRQADALAVLRANQRYLARELGIDPRPALRRLEEQILNHAPALDWRAHPAASLKTARRPAPAADQRAPHRTARRQPPHHTLLPRTDLPRTDLLRAPLPAEL from the coding sequence ATGGGGGACGAGAGGGTGGACACCGATACCGCGATGAGTCCCAGGACCGCGCAGGCGTGGCGCATCGCGGAGCTGGAACGCGAGGTCCGAGAGCTTCGCCGCACCAACAGGGCACTGCGCCGATGGGTGACCGGCACGCTTTCCCACGACGACGCCGCCGAGACGGACGGCCACGACCTCGCGGCAGCCGGCCTCCCGGACGGCATCGGGGACGGCATCGGGGACGGCGTCCCGGACAGGGGCACGGACGGCGCCGAGCACCCCAAGCACCCCAAGCACCCCGAGCCCGCCGAGCCCCCCGGGCGCGACCACCCGGCCCCGCCACCCGCACCGGCGCACGACACCCGCCCCGCCCGCCGACGGCCACCGCAGACGCCCGCCCCGCGCCCCGCCGTCGCCTTCCGCGCACTGGGCCCGATCGAGGCCCTCGTCGGCGGCCGCCCCGTCGACCTGGGGGCGCCCAAACAGCGCGCCCTGCTGGCCCTGCTGGTCAGCACCGCGGGCCGGCCGGTGCCCTGTGACGTCATCGTCGAGGAACTGTGGACCGGACACCCGCCGCCCGCGGCCGTCTCCTCCCTCCACGCCTACGTCGCCAACCTGCGCCGCGTGCTGGAACCCGGCCGCGCGCCCCGCACCCAGCCGACGGTGCTGCGCACCCACGCCCGCGGATACCTCCTGGACGGCCGGGCCGTCGAGGTCGACGTGCACCGCTTCAGCGCACATGCCGTCGCCGGCTGGCAGGCACTGGACCGAGGCGACGCGCCCGGTGCGGTGCGCGAGTTCGAAGGGGCACTGGCCCTGTGGCGCGGACCGGCCTACGCCGAGGTCGCCGACACCGCGCTGGTACGGCCGGACGCGGCCCGGCTGGAGGAACTGCGCCTGTCGGTGGCCGAGGGGCGCTGCGCCGCCCTGCTCGCGGCCGGCGCCCACGAGATCGCGGTCGCCGAGCTGGAGGCGTTCGTCCCGGACCACCCGCTGCGTGAGTACGGCTGCGAGCTGCTGAGCCTGGCCCTCTACCGGGCCGGCCGGCAGGCCGACGCACTCGCGGTGCTGCGCGCCAACCAGCGTTACCTGGCCCGTGAGCTGGGCATCGATCCGCGCCCGGCGCTGCGGCGGCTGGAGGAACAGATCCTCAACCACGCGCCGGCGCTGGACTGGCGGGCGCACCCGGCCGCGTCCTTGAAGACGGCCCGGCGGCCCGCGCCGGCGGCCGACCAGCGCGCCCCGCACCGCACCGCCCGCCGCCAGCCGCCCCACCACACCCTGCTGCCGCGCACCGACCTGCCGCGCACCGACCTGCTGCGTGCCCCCCTGCCGGCCGAGCTGTAG
- a CDS encoding DegT/DnrJ/EryC1/StrS family aminotransferase — protein MDKIPLVFASLGEQELAAVAEVFASGWPAGQGPKGKALEAQLKQRYGAGDAVAVSNCGAALHLAMLAFGVQPGDEVIVADYTFPAPAHAVRYVGATPVFADVRADTGTIDPRAVADLVTSRTVGIIAVDTVGLPADYAPLQAIADRHGLFLVEDAACAVGATYQGREAGALAEVACLSFHGRKGATSGEGGALISTDPAIGAKARQLSSFGIGSIFDMGQVIGLPIPEFTEIGYNFKLSDIAAAILQVQLGRIEELMGRRRAVAARYAELLADEDLLTVPHVPADRTHAWQSYLVTLDPSVDRGAVATELRAQGIGTLHGTWASHVQPAFAARQVCPVSADLFQRNLGIPMHAELTMSQVERVCEVLRSALRTHAQPTRTLKGAA, from the coding sequence ATCGACAAGATCCCCCTCGTCTTCGCCAGCCTGGGGGAGCAGGAACTGGCGGCCGTCGCCGAGGTGTTCGCCTCCGGCTGGCCGGCCGGCCAGGGACCGAAGGGCAAGGCCCTCGAAGCCCAGCTGAAGCAACGGTACGGGGCCGGTGACGCGGTCGCGGTGAGCAACTGCGGCGCCGCCCTGCACCTGGCGATGCTCGCGTTCGGCGTGCAGCCGGGCGACGAGGTCATCGTCGCCGACTACACCTTCCCCGCCCCCGCCCACGCGGTGCGCTACGTCGGCGCCACACCCGTGTTCGCCGACGTACGCGCCGACACCGGCACCATCGACCCGCGCGCGGTGGCGGACCTCGTCACCTCCCGCACCGTCGGCATCATCGCCGTCGACACCGTCGGCCTGCCCGCGGACTACGCACCCCTTCAGGCCATCGCCGACCGCCACGGGCTGTTCCTCGTCGAGGACGCCGCCTGCGCGGTCGGCGCGACCTACCAGGGCCGGGAGGCGGGCGCACTGGCCGAGGTGGCCTGCCTGTCCTTCCACGGACGCAAGGGCGCCACCAGCGGCGAGGGCGGCGCACTCATCTCCACCGACCCCGCCATCGGCGCGAAGGCACGCCAGCTGTCCTCGTTCGGCATCGGCAGCATCTTCGACATGGGCCAGGTCATCGGCCTGCCGATCCCCGAATTCACCGAGATCGGCTACAACTTCAAACTCTCCGACATCGCCGCGGCGATCCTCCAGGTCCAGCTCGGCCGCATCGAGGAACTCATGGGGCGCCGGCGCGCCGTCGCCGCCCGCTACGCCGAACTCCTCGCCGACGAGGACCTGCTGACGGTCCCGCACGTGCCCGCCGACCGTACCCACGCCTGGCAGTCCTACCTGGTGACCCTCGACCCGAGCGTCGACCGCGGCGCGGTCGCCACCGAACTGCGCGCCCAGGGCATCGGCACCCTGCACGGCACCTGGGCCAGCCACGTGCAGCCCGCGTTCGCCGCCCGGCAGGTGTGCCCGGTCTCGGCGGACCTCTTCCAGCGCAACCTCGGCATACCCATGCACGCCGAGCTGACCATGAGCCAGGTCGAGCGGGTCTGCGAGGTCCTGCGCAGCGCGCTGCGCACCCACGCCCAGCCCACCCGGACCCTGAAGGGAGCGGCATGA
- a CDS encoding cytochrome b, which yields MSTTEERASHSARTPVHKGERIADWADERLGIYNFRFLIRKVFPDHWSFMFGEIALYSFIVLILTGIWLTMFFDPSMSETVYQGSHVPLQGIPMSQAYASTLHISFDVRGGLLIRQLHHWSALIMIGALCIHTLRHFLTGSFRRPREVNWLIGFVMLVLVTLEGFVGYSLPDDLLSGTGLRIAEGVTLAIPVVGTYLTMFLFGGEYPSDQIIPRFYSIHILLIPGILVALVSIHLIYVFYHKHTQFRGPGRTENNVVGQPLMPVYTAKAGGFFFLVFGLLALLAGIAQINPVWTYGPYRSDQISQGSQPDWYMGFLEGALRAMPAWEFTVPGGYTVNLGVLIPAVILPTVMMMVIALWPFLEAWVTGDKREHHLLDRPRDHPTRTAFACSFVALYLVLFFGGANDVLAERFHLSLNQITWSVRIGIFLVPAVTYIVTRRICLGLQLRDRDKLLHGRETGKIKRLPHGEFVEVHAPLDAAQGFTLLDREIREVLPAPAAQHDGVPNPRSRKEMLRHRLSRWLYGGQVAKPTPQELRQALEHLAHAPGATASLNGHASSNGHASSNGHASSNGHAASNGHASSNGHPHNGRPAAVGEREPDQELH from the coding sequence ATGAGCACGACCGAGGAGAGGGCGTCGCACAGTGCGCGCACCCCGGTGCACAAAGGCGAACGCATCGCCGACTGGGCGGACGAGCGGCTGGGGATCTACAACTTCCGGTTCCTGATCCGCAAGGTCTTCCCCGACCACTGGTCGTTCATGTTCGGCGAGATCGCGCTCTACAGCTTCATCGTGCTGATCCTCACCGGCATCTGGCTCACCATGTTCTTCGACCCGAGCATGAGCGAGACCGTCTACCAGGGATCCCACGTACCGCTCCAGGGCATCCCGATGTCCCAGGCCTACGCCTCCACCCTCCACATCAGCTTCGATGTGCGCGGCGGCCTGCTCATCCGCCAGCTGCACCACTGGTCGGCCCTGATCATGATCGGCGCGCTGTGCATCCACACGCTGCGCCACTTCCTCACCGGATCGTTCCGCAGGCCGCGCGAGGTCAACTGGCTCATCGGCTTCGTGATGCTGGTCCTGGTCACCCTCGAGGGCTTCGTGGGCTACTCACTGCCCGACGACCTGCTCTCCGGCACCGGCCTGCGCATCGCCGAGGGCGTCACCCTCGCCATCCCGGTGGTCGGCACCTACCTGACGATGTTCCTGTTCGGCGGCGAGTACCCCAGCGACCAGATCATCCCGCGGTTCTACAGCATCCACATCCTGCTGATCCCGGGCATCCTGGTGGCCCTGGTCAGCATCCACCTGATCTACGTCTTCTACCACAAGCACACCCAGTTCAGAGGCCCCGGCCGCACCGAGAACAACGTCGTGGGCCAGCCCCTGATGCCGGTGTACACGGCCAAGGCCGGCGGGTTCTTCTTCCTCGTCTTCGGCCTGCTCGCCCTGCTGGCCGGCATCGCCCAGATCAACCCCGTGTGGACCTACGGCCCCTACCGGTCCGACCAGATCTCCCAGGGCTCCCAGCCCGACTGGTACATGGGCTTCCTCGAAGGCGCCCTGCGGGCCATGCCCGCCTGGGAGTTCACCGTGCCGGGCGGCTACACCGTCAACCTCGGCGTCCTCATCCCGGCGGTCATCCTGCCCACCGTGATGATGATGGTGATCGCCCTGTGGCCGTTCCTGGAAGCCTGGGTCACCGGCGACAAACGCGAACACCACCTCCTGGACCGGCCCCGCGACCATCCCACGCGCACCGCGTTCGCCTGCTCCTTCGTGGCCCTCTACCTCGTGCTGTTCTTCGGCGGCGCCAACGACGTCCTGGCCGAACGCTTCCACCTGTCCCTGAACCAGATCACCTGGTCGGTACGGATCGGGATCTTCCTCGTCCCGGCCGTGACGTACATCGTCACCCGGCGGATCTGCCTGGGCCTGCAACTGCGCGACAGGGACAAGCTCCTGCACGGCCGCGAGACGGGCAAGATCAAGCGCCTGCCGCACGGCGAGTTCGTCGAGGTCCACGCACCCCTCGACGCCGCGCAGGGCTTCACCCTCCTGGACCGGGAGATCCGCGAGGTGCTGCCCGCCCCCGCGGCCCAGCACGACGGCGTGCCCAACCCGCGCAGCCGCAAGGAGATGCTGCGCCACCGCCTCAGCCGCTGGCTGTACGGCGGGCAGGTCGCCAAGCCGACACCGCAGGAGCTGCGGCAGGCCCTGGAGCACCTCGCGCACGCACCCGGCGCGACCGCCTCCCTCAACGGCCACGCCTCCTCCAACGGTCACGCCTCCTCCAACGGCCACGCTTCGTCCAACGGTCATGCCGCCTCCAACGGGCACGCCTCCTCCAACGGGCACCCGCACAACGGCCGGCCGGCCGCGGTGGGGGAGCGGGAGCCGGACCAGGAGCTGCACTGA
- a CDS encoding multidrug effflux MFS transporter codes for MSQQAEEATAGGERLPGVRSPAKGRGDSAGTGTSARRTGLLVTVLLGALAAVPPMSMDMYLPALPEVTRTLGSTATTVQLTLTACLAGMALGQLVVGPMSDRWGRRRPLLAGLLAYVVAAVMCALAPNAEVLIGFRLLQGLAGSAGIVIARAVVRDLYDGLAMARFFSTLLLISSIAPIVAPVIGGQVLHVTDWRGIFLILAAIGVALTVLVWRRLPETLPPERRQSGGVRGALWVMRGLFADRIFTGYLMTNGFTYGALFSYIAASPFVIQDIYGASPQTFSLLFGLNSLGLMVVGQINGKVLVGRVRLDKALGCGLAVLALAGVMLVMVTGGVFGEVGTVPLAASLFVMISALGLILPNTNALTLMRTPHAAGSASALVGTSCFVMGAIASSLVSFAGKETAVPMAMIQLGSALAAIASFLGVCRPWRNPAPEKTDH; via the coding sequence ATGTCTCAGCAAGCCGAGGAAGCCACCGCCGGAGGCGAACGATTGCCAGGGGTGCGCTCCCCGGCGAAGGGCAGAGGGGACTCGGCCGGCACGGGTACGTCGGCGCGCCGGACCGGGCTCCTGGTCACCGTTCTGCTCGGCGCTCTGGCCGCGGTGCCGCCGATGTCGATGGACATGTACCTTCCGGCCCTGCCGGAGGTGACCCGCACCCTGGGCTCGACGGCCACGACCGTGCAGCTCACCCTCACCGCCTGCCTGGCGGGTATGGCGCTGGGGCAGCTGGTGGTGGGCCCGATGAGCGACCGGTGGGGGCGGCGCAGGCCGCTGCTGGCCGGGCTGCTCGCCTATGTCGTGGCGGCCGTGATGTGCGCCCTGGCCCCGAACGCCGAGGTGCTGATCGGCTTCCGCCTCCTTCAGGGGCTGGCGGGATCGGCCGGCATCGTCATCGCCCGGGCCGTGGTGCGCGACCTCTACGACGGCCTGGCCATGGCGCGGTTCTTCTCCACCCTGCTGCTGATCTCCAGCATCGCGCCGATCGTCGCGCCCGTCATCGGCGGCCAGGTCCTGCATGTCACCGACTGGCGGGGCATCTTCCTCATCCTCGCCGCGATCGGCGTCGCGCTCACCGTGCTGGTGTGGCGCCGGCTGCCGGAGACGCTGCCGCCCGAGCGGCGCCAGAGCGGCGGGGTGCGCGGCGCGCTGTGGGTCATGCGCGGGCTGTTCGCCGACCGGATCTTCACCGGCTACCTGATGACCAACGGCTTCACCTACGGGGCGCTGTTCTCCTACATCGCCGCCTCGCCGTTCGTGATCCAGGACATCTACGGGGCGTCCCCGCAGACGTTCTCGCTGCTGTTCGGCCTGAACTCGCTGGGGCTGATGGTCGTCGGCCAGATCAACGGCAAGGTCCTGGTCGGCCGGGTCCGCCTGGACAAGGCCCTCGGCTGCGGGCTGGCGGTGCTCGCCCTGGCCGGGGTGATGCTGGTGATGGTGACGGGGGGCGTCTTCGGCGAGGTCGGCACGGTGCCGCTCGCGGCCAGCCTGTTCGTCATGATCTCCGCGCTGGGTCTGATCCTGCCCAACACCAACGCCCTGACCCTGATGCGCACGCCGCACGCCGCGGGTTCCGCCTCCGCGCTGGTGGGCACCTCGTGCTTCGTCATGGGGGCGATCGCCTCCTCCCTCGTGAGCTTCGCGGGCAAGGAGACGGCGGTGCCGATGGCCATGATCCAGCTCGGCAGCGCGCTGGCCGCGATCGCCTCCTTCCTGGGAGTGTGCCGCCCGTGGCGGAACCCGGCGCCGGAGAAGACCGACCACTGA
- a CDS encoding DUF3099 domain-containing protein produces the protein MSRTPWHRAGPRTESITRARTGLSQDLRGRQRRYIAAMLVRSACVVLMTLTWSRWPVVAVCALVGGVVIPYVAVVAAQAGWRQQRGPRIALVEVHEEPAAARVPLEPTLILPPERNTAA, from the coding sequence GTGAGCCGAACCCCATGGCACCGGGCCGGCCCCCGGACCGAGTCCATCACCCGCGCGCGCACCGGCCTGTCCCAGGACCTGCGCGGCCGCCAGCGCCGCTACATCGCCGCCATGCTGGTGCGCAGCGCCTGCGTGGTCCTGATGACCCTCACCTGGAGCCGCTGGCCCGTCGTCGCCGTCTGCGCCCTCGTCGGCGGTGTGGTGATCCCCTACGTCGCCGTGGTCGCCGCCCAGGCGGGCTGGCGCCAGCAGCGCGGGCCCCGCATCGCCCTGGTCGAGGTCCACGAGGAGCCCGCCGCCGCCCGCGTGCCCCTGGAGCCCACGCTGATCCTCCCGCCGGAGCGCAACACAGCCGCCTGA
- a CDS encoding class I SAM-dependent methyltransferase — MTNNQPAPDGVMRLINGYWNTGVIGAAATHRVFTHLENGAGTAEEIAALAEISERGAQSLLDGLVSVELVALEDGRYRNTPAASAFLVEGKPASLAGFAKLKLQHTGSLIDLPEVVRTGGPLTGGETEVADNPHWEGIVPAIAGVSVPAADAGVEALGIADAGEITILDVGGGSGIYSSIWLKANPAARAVQLDWEPINAIARRLVAEQGVGERFTTLNGDFHTTDFGTGEYDIAVYSHIAHQENAESNIEVFTRLRKALKPGGALVVADYVVDDDRSAPAFPLLFALEMLLKSKEGGTWRRADYRDWLIKAGFEDVTFHDAPPATMVIAR; from the coding sequence ATGACGAACAACCAGCCTGCGCCGGACGGTGTGATGAGGCTGATCAACGGCTACTGGAACACCGGCGTCATCGGCGCCGCGGCCACCCACCGCGTCTTCACCCATCTGGAGAACGGGGCGGGCACCGCCGAGGAGATAGCCGCCCTGGCCGAGATCTCCGAGCGGGGCGCCCAGAGCCTGCTGGACGGCCTGGTCAGCGTGGAGCTGGTCGCCCTGGAGGACGGCCGCTACCGCAACACCCCGGCGGCCTCCGCCTTCCTCGTCGAGGGCAAGCCCGCCTCCCTGGCCGGCTTCGCCAAGCTCAAGCTCCAGCACACCGGCAGCCTCATCGACCTGCCGGAGGTCGTACGCACCGGCGGGCCGCTCACCGGCGGCGAGACCGAGGTGGCCGACAACCCGCACTGGGAGGGCATCGTCCCCGCCATCGCCGGGGTGTCGGTCCCGGCCGCGGACGCCGGGGTCGAGGCACTGGGCATCGCCGACGCCGGCGAGATCACCATCCTCGACGTCGGCGGCGGCTCGGGCATCTACTCGTCGATCTGGCTCAAGGCCAACCCGGCCGCCCGCGCGGTCCAGCTCGACTGGGAGCCGATCAACGCCATCGCCCGACGCCTCGTCGCCGAACAAGGGGTGGGGGAGCGGTTCACCACCCTCAACGGCGACTTCCACACCACCGACTTCGGCACCGGCGAGTACGACATCGCCGTCTATTCCCACATCGCCCACCAGGAGAACGCCGAGAGCAACATCGAGGTCTTCACCCGGCTGCGCAAGGCCCTCAAGCCCGGCGGTGCCCTGGTGGTCGCCGACTACGTCGTCGACGACGACCGCAGCGCCCCGGCGTTCCCGCTGCTGTTCGCCCTGGAGATGCTGCTCAAGAGCAAGGAGGGCGGCACCTGGCGGCGCGCCGACTACCGCGACTGGCTGATCAAGGCGGGCTTCGAGGACGTCACCTTCCACGACGCACCGCCGGCGACGATGGTCATCGCCCGCTGA
- a CDS encoding class I adenylate-forming enzyme family protein, producing the protein MKGSVAYRSIQKRGLHIGLLPEMAAAVNPSTPISLDHDLGVLPEAGRRLTVAQYADHVDDLAARLWAAGVRPDEHVVIYKTANADHWMLAAAVSRIGGIVVNLSPALDPTTVGVLLERVGRPTLLSDGAKLDVLADVPLKDLTRRVITSSGERPGAVALTGLAGAPRVKPVVRPIDEAAVITHTSGTTGIPKLVVHTPRTQGIRLVPQWRLLSLMRKKETVAINVPFVHSRMVAAMSLALLKEYPVLLMRETGPAEVAEQFVKHRPAFVEALPNSLMEWEELTQDPRSPFGSVKVFSSTFDAIHPATMSRLLKSSDRRGALFFQIYGQSEVGPAVGRAYFRHSAHKANGRCVGWAMPGGAARIRVVSRDGHTPSETNPGYIEVAWDGIAKTYFGEQDRYDANRTGQWWRTGDVGYRTRFGCLHMLDREVDMIPGVKSSLEIEDVVLGRLHELTELVVVQGPDSRPVPVICTVDDKPLDLNRWRAAVAAAFPQLADPVQIPQAELPRTATLKVQRLALARRFEEQLQEQA; encoded by the coding sequence ATGAAGGGCTCCGTGGCTTACCGTTCGATCCAGAAGCGCGGTCTTCACATCGGCCTGCTGCCGGAGATGGCGGCCGCCGTCAACCCCTCGACCCCGATCAGCCTCGACCACGACCTCGGCGTCCTGCCCGAGGCGGGACGGCGCCTGACGGTGGCCCAGTACGCCGACCACGTCGACGACCTCGCGGCCCGTCTGTGGGCGGCCGGTGTCCGCCCCGACGAGCACGTCGTCATCTACAAGACGGCCAACGCCGACCACTGGATGCTCGCCGCGGCCGTGTCCCGCATCGGCGGGATCGTCGTCAACCTCTCACCGGCCCTGGACCCCACCACCGTGGGCGTCCTGCTGGAGCGGGTCGGCCGGCCCACCCTGCTCAGCGACGGCGCCAAGCTCGACGTCCTGGCCGACGTGCCGCTCAAGGACCTCACCCGGCGGGTCATCACCTCCTCGGGCGAGCGGCCGGGCGCCGTCGCGCTCACCGGACTCGCCGGCGCGCCCCGCGTCAAGCCGGTCGTGCGGCCCATCGACGAGGCCGCCGTCATCACCCACACCTCCGGCACCACCGGCATCCCCAAACTCGTCGTGCACACCCCCCGCACCCAGGGCATCCGTCTCGTCCCGCAGTGGCGGCTGCTGTCGCTGATGCGCAAGAAGGAGACCGTCGCGATCAACGTGCCCTTCGTGCACTCGCGGATGGTCGCGGCGATGTCCCTGGCCCTGCTGAAGGAGTACCCGGTCCTGCTCATGCGCGAGACCGGCCCCGCCGAGGTCGCCGAGCAGTTCGTCAAGCACCGGCCCGCCTTCGTCGAGGCGCTGCCCAACTCGCTGATGGAGTGGGAGGAGCTCACCCAGGACCCGCGCTCGCCGTTCGGGTCGGTGAAGGTCTTCAGCAGCACCTTCGACGCCATCCACCCCGCCACGATGAGCAGACTGCTGAAGTCCTCCGACCGGCGCGGCGCCCTGTTCTTCCAGATCTACGGCCAGAGCGAGGTCGGCCCGGCCGTCGGCCGCGCCTACTTCCGCCACTCCGCCCACAAGGCCAACGGCCGCTGCGTCGGCTGGGCCATGCCGGGCGGCGCCGCCCGGATCCGCGTGGTCAGCCGCGACGGCCACACCCCGTCCGAGACCAACCCCGGCTACATCGAGGTCGCCTGGGACGGCATCGCCAAGACCTACTTCGGCGAGCAGGACCGCTACGACGCCAACCGCACCGGCCAGTGGTGGCGCACCGGCGACGTCGGATACCGCACCCGGTTCGGCTGCCTGCACATGCTCGACCGCGAGGTCGACATGATCCCCGGAGTGAAGAGCTCCCTGGAGATCGAGGACGTCGTGCTGGGCCGGCTGCACGAACTGACCGAGCTCGTCGTGGTGCAGGGACCCGACTCCCGGCCGGTCCCGGTGATCTGCACCGTCGACGACAAGCCCCTGGACCTCAACCGCTGGCGGGCGGCGGTCGCCGCCGCGTTCCCCCAGCTCGCCGACCCCGTACAGATCCCGCAGGCCGAGCTGCCCAGGACCGCCACCCTCAAGGTCCAACGCCTCGCGCTGGCCCGCCGGTTCGAGGAACAGCTCCAGGAACAGGCATGA